In Eubalaena glacialis isolate mEubGla1 chromosome 4, mEubGla1.1.hap2.+ XY, whole genome shotgun sequence, the genomic window tcaactgttgaaaaatttcaaacctacagaaaactTGGAAGAAAAGACCAATgaatcttcatatattttctactTAGGTTCACTCATTGTTAACACTTGCcacattctctctctccatatctatctatctatccacctcTCTATTGCTATACAGatatagcagagagagagagaaatttttttttttttttttttacgaatGAGGCAATTTATTAACCCAGCATCATTTGTTCTAATGCTTCTTGTTGGCAGCTGCCACCTGTCCAGCGATTCTGTCCAGATCTCTCTGTCCCTGAGGTGTTAGTTTGCGGCCCCCATCTTGGTCCTTTTCCACCATTTTCAGCCCCTCCAGGGCTTGGAGGACCCGACGGGCCACGCTCTTGGAGCCTCTGCTGAAGTGGCTGGGCATGACACCATTTCTCTGACACCCCCCATAGATCTTGGTCATGGAACCAACCCCAGCGCCGCCCCGGAGGTACAGGTGCCGTGCTGTGGAAGCAGCTCGTGTGTAGAACCAATTCGCATCGTAGGGAGCGAGCTCTTTATGCTTGGCCAGCTTGACAGTGTCCACCCATTCAGGGACTTTAAGCTTTCCGGACTTTTTGAGGAAGGCTGCCAGAGCTCTGAGGAACTCCTGCTGGTTCACGTCCTTTACAGTAACTCCAGGCATCGTGCGGCCTCCAAGCTGCCAGCCAGGGAAAAGGGAGCAACGGGGTTTCCTGGGCGCACAAGTCGGGCGTTGGTTATCACGAGAGTTCCCAAGAGagaaatattaaatgatttttacaATGTTAcacaaattttacaaatatttaactattttataGTTAATTAAAGACATAGTAACAATTTTCTGCAATACCTCACATACCTGTCTCCTAAGAACAAAGGCATACTGGGATGGTTAATTTcacgtgtcaacttgactgggccatgaggTGCCCAGATACTTCATTAAACATTATCCTAGGTATGCCCGTGAGGGTATTTCTGGATTaggttagcatttgaattggtagactgagtaaagcagattgccttcccCAACATGGGTAGGTCTCTACCA contains:
- the LOC133090013 gene encoding small ribosomal subunit protein eS19-like translates to MPGVTVKDVNQQEFLRALAAFLKKSGKLKVPEWVDTVKLAKHKELAPYDANWFYTRAASTARHLYLRGGAGVGSMTKIYGGCQRNGVMPSHFSRGSKSVARRVLQALEGLKMVEKDQDGGRKLTPQGQRDLDRIAGQVAAANKKH